One Candida dubliniensis CD36 chromosome 1, complete sequence genomic region harbors:
- a CDS encoding copper metallochaperone, required for cytochrome c oxidase assembly, putative (spliced gene) produces the protein MATGAPGGNFRTWTPTPPERGSFPLDHDGECKEYMMKYLSCMKFTENKNAPNCRILAKQYLKCRMDNQLMEKSDWDSLGLINLPGEKDFEFDHHINNKLHDKHDGDVSPNNKSIVSSNTKK, from the exons atgGCAACAGGAGCACCAG gaGGTAATTTCCGAACATGGACTCCAACACCACCAGAACGAGGGTCATTCCCATTAGATCATGATGGTGAATGTAAAGAGTATATGatgaaatatttatcatGTATGAAATTTACTGAGAATAAAAATGCTCCAAATTGTCGAATATTAGCtaaacaatatttaaaatGTCGAATggataatcaattgatggAAAAATCTGATTGGGATTCTTTaggattaattaatttacctggtgaaaaagattttgaatttgatcatcatattaataataaattacatGATAAACATGATGGTGATGTTAGTCCtaacaataaatcaattgtgAGTTCTAATAcgaaaaaataa